In a genomic window of Epinephelus lanceolatus isolate andai-2023 chromosome 3, ASM4190304v1, whole genome shotgun sequence:
- the LOC117254841 gene encoding volume-regulated anion channel subunit LRRC8C, with amino-acid sequence MIPVGEFRNFGIEQNSKYRVLKPWWDVFSEYLCVAMLMIGVFGCTLQLTQDKISCLPSHFTSPTPQAIDCSHIRTYGENATFQHTLVLPAKPIIREVSGRKNGLDIHQYVFVNHYCYEKFVHWYAKYFPYLVVIHTLIFMVASSFWFKFPGTSSKIDLFVTILGKCFDSPWTTRALSEVSEERGEEKLVSWRRNTVAKDQADRKADEEETTGLLRSSSVKSNPEKKIPEPQSAPSVLDKKEGEQAKALFEKVKKFRTHVEEADILYVMYVLQTSLKVFKFLLIIVYTAVLVPNIEIVVRCYVPPELTGFDIYCCNHNKAHLFSKLAYCYICFVGVFGLLCIYTLYWQFHRPLKEYSFEQVRLETGINDIPDVKNDFAFLLHLVDQYDSLYSRRFAVFLSEVSESRLHQLNLNYEWTAKKLRARLVKNARNRLELPLLLLQGLPDTVFEIPEVESLKLEQMKNVTIPASVAKLDCLKELSLIFCPAKLQLPALNHFKTRLKVLYLDFESSEEVPMWMYTLHSLEELHLNGPLTNEVSKSATLESLRELRALRVLVLRSNLTKIPPSLVDVALQLQRLCICNEGVKLQAFSSLKKLTNIVSLELVGCELERIPSAVFSLNNLQELDLKENKLTTVEEILSLQHCSRLVTLKLWNNKITYIPDHISKLHTLETLDVSWNKLRKLPSRLFYCTKLRHLDLSHNLLTSIPPEVGILQGLQFFSAAFNSLETLPEELFSCKRLKTLALGNNCLSFLSSRVASLAQLVRLEIKGNRLESLPVEIGDCPLLNLSGLIAEDELLELLPQDVRSRLSNG; translated from the exons ATGATCCCAGTGGGTGAATTCAGAAACTTCGGCATAGAGCAGAACTCAAAGTACCGGGTGCTGAAACCGTGGTGGGATGTTTTCTCAGAGTACCTGTGCGTTGCTATGCTTATGATTGGAGTCTTTGGGTGCACCTTGCAG CTCACCCAAGACAAGATTTCTTGCCTACCAAGCCACTTCACCAGCCCAACGCCTCAAGCAATTGACTGTAGCCACATCAGGACCTATGGGGAGAACGCGACGTTCCAGCACACACTGGTCTTGCCCGCGAAGCCCATCATCCGAGAGGTGTCTGGACGCAAGAACGGCCTCGACATCCACCAGTATGTGTTTGTCAACCACTACTGCTATGAgaagtttgtccactggtacgCAAAGTACTTCCCGTACCTCGTTGTGATCCACACTCTGATCTTCATGGTGGCGAGCAGCTTCTGGTTCAAGTTCCCTGGGACATCTTCGAAAATTGACCTCTTTGTTACCATCCTTGGGAAGTGCTTTGATTCACCCTGGACCACAAGGGCCCTGAGTGAGGTTTCtgaggaaagaggagaagagaaactGGTCAGCTGGAGGCGGAACACCGTTGCAAAAGATCAAGCTGACCGAAAAGCAGATGAGGAGGAGACTACAGGGCTTCTTCGCTCCTCCTCTGTCAAGTCTAATCCAGAGAAGAAAATTCCAGAGCCTCAGTCGGCCCCCTCTGTCTTAGAtaagaaagaaggagagcagGCCAAAGCTCTGTTTGAAAAGGTGAAGAAGTTCAGAACTCATGTAGAGGAAGCAGACATCTTGTATGTCATGTATGTGCTACAAACATCACTGAAAGTCTTCAAGTTCCTTCTGATTATTGTCTACACTGCAGTGCTAGTACCGAACATTGAGATAGTAGTGCGCTGTTATGTTCCTCCTGAGCTGACTGGTTTTGATATCTATTGCTGTAATCACAACAAAGCCCATCTTTTCTCTAAGCTCGCTTACTGCTATATCTGCTTCGTGGGAGTGTTTGGACTTCTGTGTATCTACACACTTTACTGGCAGTTCCATAGACCTCTGAAGGAGTACTCCTTCGAGCAAGTCCGATTGGAGACGGGCATTAATGATATACCAGACGTGAAGAATGACTTTGCGTTCCTCCTTCACCTTGTGGACCAATATGATTCTCTTTACTCCAGAAGATttgctgtctttctctctgaggTCAGCGAGAGCCGTCTCCACCAGCTCAACCTCAACTATGAGTGGACTGCCAAAAAGCTGCGTGCCCGCCTCGTCAAGAATGCCAGGAACCGGTTGGAGCTCCCCCTGTTATTGTTGCAGGGGCTCCCTGACACAGTCTTTGAGATACCTGAAGTGGAATCGCTCAAACTGGagcaaatgaaaaatgtgacCATCCCAGCTAGTGTGGCAAAGCTGGACTGTCTTAAGGAGTTATCACTGATCTTCTGTCCTGCAAAGCTCCAGCTGCCTGCCTTGAACCATTTCAAGACACGTTTAAAGGTCTTGTATTTAGATTTTGAAAGTTCAGAAGAGGTGCCTATGTGGATGTACACCCTACATAGCCTGGAGGAGTTGCATCTGAACGGTCCTTTAACCAATGAGGTGTCCAAGAGTGCCACTCTGGAGTCCCTTCGAGAGCTTAGAGCTCTTAGAGTCCTCGTCCTCCGCTCCAACCTTACTAAGATCCCACCTAGCCTAGTGGATGTTgctttgcagctgcagcggttGTGCATCTGTAATGAAGGTGTCAAACTCCAGGCTTTTAGCAGCCTGAAGAAGCTAACCAACATCGTCTCATTGGAGTTAGTGGGCTGCGAGTTGGAGCGCATCCCAAGTGCTGTCTTCAGCCTGAACAACCTGCAAGAGTTGGACCTGAAGGAAAACAAACTCACCACTGTGGAGGAGATCCTGAGCTTACAGCACTGCAGCCGTTTAGTGACACTAAAACTGTGGAACAACAAAATCACTTACATCCCTGATCATATCAGTAAGCTGCACACCCTGGAGACGCTGGACGTTAGCTGGAACAAGCTACGAAAGCTTCCCTCTCGGCTGTTTTATTGCACAAAACTCAGGCACCTCGATCTCTCCCACAACCTGCTCACCTCAATCCCTCCTGAGGTGGGCATCCTGCAGGGCCTCCAGTTCTTCTCCGCTGCTTTCAACTCTTTAGAAACACTGCCAGAGGAGCTGTTCTCCTGTAAAAGGCTAAAGACCTTGGCTCTGGGAAACAACTGCCTATCGTTTCTCAGCTCCAGAGTGGCCAGCCTGGCCCAGCTGGTCCGGCTGGAGATTAAAGGTAACCGTCTGGAGTCTCTACCTGTGGAGATAGGGGACTGTCCCCTGCTGAATCTCAGTGGACTGATAGCGGAGGATGAACTGCTTGAATTGCTGCCACAAGATGTACGAAGCAGGTTGAGTAATGGCTGA
- the keap1b gene encoding kelch-like ECH-associated protein 1B produces MTECLTECKALVTPSTRNGHRVFSYTLESHTAAAFAIMNELRLERQLCDVTLRVRYKDLEAVDFVAHKVVLASSSPVFRAMFTNGLKECGMELVPIEGIHPRVMDRLIEFAYTASISVGEKCVIHVMNGAVMYQIDSVVKACCDFLVQQLDPSNAIGIANFAEQIGCTELHQKAREYIYMNFSQVATQEEFFNLSHCQLVTLISRDELNVRCESEVFQACVAWVRYDRENRRPYVQALLQAVRCHSLTPNFLQAQLQSLDWDPQCKDYLAQIFQDLTLHKPTKVISCRTPKVPQLIYTAGGYFRQSLSYLEAYNPCTGAWLRLADLQVPRSGLAACVISGLFYAVGGRNNAPDGNMDSNALDCYNPMNNCWLPCAPMSVPRNRIGVGVIDGMIYAVGGSHGCIHHNSVERYDPERDQWQLVAPMLTRRIGVGVAVINRLLYAVGGFDGANRLSSCECYNPERDEWKTMAPMNTVRSGAGVCALGNQIFVMGGYDGTNQLNTVECYDVETDAWSFAASMRHRRSALGVTALHGRIYVLGGYDGNTFLDSVECYDPEKDTWSEVTHMTSGRSGVGVAVTMEPCQKELPQCQKSERESGSASPAYQSANSGFSSHHNQRQGGPFGKGA; encoded by the exons ATGACAGAGTGTCTGACAGAATGCAAAGCGCTGGTGACTCCATCCACGCGCAACGGCCACCGGGTCTTCAGCTACACGCTAGAGAGCCACACTGCGGCCGCCTTCGCCATTATGAACGAGCTGCGTCTGGAGCGTCAGCTGTGCGACGTCACGCTGCGAGTGCGCTACAAAGACCTGGAGGCGGTGGACTTTGTGGCTCACAAGGTGGTGTTGGCCTCCTCGTCACCGGTCTTCAGGGCCATGTTCACCAACGGCCTGAAGGAGTGTGGTATGGAGTTGGTGCCCATCGAGGGGATCCATCCCAGG GTTATGGACCGACTGATAGAGTTTGCCTACACAGCCAGCATCTCGGTGGGGGAGAAGTGTGTGATTCACGTGATGAACGGAGCTGTCATGTACCAGATAGACAGCGTGGTCAAGGCCTGCTGTGATTTCCTCGTCCAGCAGCTTGACCCCAGCAATGCCATCGGCATTGCCAACTTCGCAGAGCAGATCGGTTGCACGGAGCTCCACCAGAAGGCCCGCGAGTACATCTACATGAACTTCAGCCAG GTGGCGACCCAGGAAGAGTTCTTCAACTTGTCCCATTGCCAGCTGGTCACCCTCATCAGTCGTGATGAGCTCAATGTGCGCTGTGAGTCTGAAGTCTTCCAGGCATGTGTGGCCTGGGTGCGCTACGACCGAGAGAACCGGCGGCCGTATGTCCAGGCGTTACTCCAGGCTGTCCGCTGCCATTCCCTCACCCCCAACTTCCTGCAGGCCCAGCTCCAGTCTCTGGACTGGGACCCCCAGTGCAAAGACTACCTGGCCCAGATCTTCCAGGACCTCACCCTCCACAAACCCACCAAAGTAATTTCTTGCCGAACGCCCAAGGTGCCACAGCTCATCTACACAGCAGGGGGTTATTTTCGTCAGTCTCTCAGCTACCTGGAAGCGTATAACCCCTGTACAGGAGCCTGGCTTCGGCTGGCTGACCTGCAGGTACCTCGCAGTGGCCTCGCAGCTTGTGTGATCAGTGGGCTTTTCTAtgctgttggtggaagaaacaaTGCACCTGATGGCAACATGGACTCAAATGCATTGGACTGCTACAATCCAATGAACAACTGCTGGCTGCCATGTGCACCGATGAGTGTACCCAGGAACCGGATTGGAGTTGGTGTCATCGATGGCATGATATATGCAGTTGGTGGATCACATGGGTGCATTCATCACAATAGTGTCGAAAG GTATGATCCAGAAAGGGACCAGTGGCAGCTGGTAGCCCCCATGTTGACACGGCGTATCGGTGTGGGTGTTGCGGTCATCAACCGGCTGCTTTACGCTGTGGGGGGGTTCGACGGGGCCAACCGACTCAGCTCCTGTGAGTGCTACAACCCTGAGAGGGACGAGTGGAAGACCATGGCCCCCATGAACACTGTGCGCTCTGGAGCTG GTGTGTGTGCGCTGGGGAATCAAATCTTTGTGATGGGCGGATACGATGGCACCAACCAGCTGAACACAGTGGAGTGCTACGATGTGGAAACTGATGCGTGGAGCTTTGCTGCCTCCATGAGGCACCGACGCAGTGCTCTGGGAGTCACTGCATTACATGGACGCATCTATGTATTGG GAGGTTATGATGGCAACACTTTCCTGGACAGCGTGGAGTGTTATGACCCTGAGAAGGACACCTGGTCGGAGGTGACGCACATGACGTCAGGGCGGAGCGGCGTGGGAGTGGCCGTTACCATGGAGCCATGCCAGAAAGAATTGCCACAGTGTCAGAAGTCTGAGAGGGAGAGCGGTAGTGCCTCACCGGCCTATCAGTCAGCCAACTCCGGTTTTAGCTCTCACCACAATCAGCGGCAAGGCGGGCCCTTCGGTAAAGGGGCATGA